The following proteins are co-located in the Camelina sativa cultivar DH55 chromosome 12, Cs, whole genome shotgun sequence genome:
- the LOC104730845 gene encoding uncharacterized protein LOC104730845 isoform X2, producing MNPVMQDMKALLFMLPRLWKMEERVVGADLGLGRFQFDFDQEEDIQEVLKMEPYHFDHWMLSLVRWEPVVDPRYPCLIKFWVHIMGVPLHFWADESFRTIGADLGEVEEVDLDNGRVKILLNGFKPLVFEASVEFHSGEETTISMRYERLYGYCRRCHSLCHDLSRCPLFGDKGKQRLDNGFDLTKDDKLQSYKGATVNGGVHATGSGLNGAGSGASVQGSAHGSGRGVG from the coding sequence ATGAATCCGGTTATGCAGGACATGAAAGCTTTGCTTTTCATGCTTCCCCGGCTATGGAAGATGGAGGAGAGAGTGGTTGGGGCTGATCTCGGTTTGGGGCgctttcagtttgattttgatcaAGAGGAGGACATTCAGGAGGTTTTGAAGATGGAACCATACCACTTCGATCATTGGATGCTTTCATTGGTCCGATGGGAGCCGGTGGTGGATCCACGATACCCTTGTCTCATTAAATTCTGGGTTCATATAATGGGTGTCCCACTGCATTTCTGGGCTGATGAGAGTTTTCGTACTATTGGAGCTGATCTAGGAGAGGTCGAGGAAGTTGATCTGGATAATGGTCGGGTGAAGATTTTGTTGAATGGTTTCAAACCTTTGGTTTTTGAAGCCTCTGTTGAGTTTCACAGTGGTGAGGAGACAACCATCTCTATGCGATATGAGCGTCTGTATGGGTATTGCCGGCGTTGTCACAGCTTATGCCATGATTTAAGCCGTTGCCCACTATTTGGTGATAAGGGGAAGCAGCGACTTGACAATggttttgatttaacaaaagacgATAAGCTCCAGAGTTATAAGGGTGCAACGGTGAATGGTGGGGTTCATGCTACTGGTTCAGGACTAAATGGTGCTGGTTCAGGGGCGTCTGTTCAAGGTTCTGCCCATGGGAGTGGCCGTGGTGTAGGGTAA
- the LOC104730845 gene encoding uncharacterized protein LOC104730845 isoform X1, protein MGLTGSSSGSGSKLKIKVPHFDNIALIEGYSKTLIGRCMNPVMQDMKALLFMLPRLWKMEERVVGADLGLGRFQFDFDQEEDIQEVLKMEPYHFDHWMLSLVRWEPVVDPRYPCLIKFWVHIMGVPLHFWADESFRTIGADLGEVEEVDLDNGRVKILLNGFKPLVFEASVEFHSGEETTISMRYERLYGYCRRCHSLCHDLSRCPLFGDKGKQRLDNGFDLTKDDKLQSYKGATVNGGVHATGSGLNGAGSGASVQGSAHGSGRGVG, encoded by the exons ATG GGTTTGACAGGGAGCTCTTCGGGTTCTGGGAGCAAGCTGAAGATCAAGGTCCCACATTTTGATAACATAGCATTGATAGAGGGTTATTCCAAAACGTTGATTGGTCGGTGCATGAATCCGGTTATGCAGGACATGAAAGCTTTGCTTTTCATGCTTCCCCGGCTATGGAAGATGGAGGAGAGAGTGGTTGGGGCTGATCTCGGTTTGGGGCgctttcagtttgattttgatcaAGAGGAGGACATTCAGGAGGTTTTGAAGATGGAACCATACCACTTCGATCATTGGATGCTTTCATTGGTCCGATGGGAGCCGGTGGTGGATCCACGATACCCTTGTCTCATTAAATTCTGGGTTCATATAATGGGTGTCCCACTGCATTTCTGGGCTGATGAGAGTTTTCGTACTATTGGAGCTGATCTAGGAGAGGTCGAGGAAGTTGATCTGGATAATGGTCGGGTGAAGATTTTGTTGAATGGTTTCAAACCTTTGGTTTTTGAAGCCTCTGTTGAGTTTCACAGTGGTGAGGAGACAACCATCTCTATGCGATATGAGCGTCTGTATGGGTATTGCCGGCGTTGTCACAGCTTATGCCATGATTTAAGCCGTTGCCCACTATTTGGTGATAAGGGGAAGCAGCGACTTGACAATggttttgatttaacaaaagacgATAAGCTCCAGAGTTATAAGGGTGCAACGGTGAATGGTGGGGTTCATGCTACTGGTTCAGGACTAAATGGTGCTGGTTCAGGGGCGTCTGTTCAAGGTTCTGCCCATGGGAGTGGCCGTGGTGTAGGGTAA